The genomic window TTTGACTTCGCTGGAATCTATTCCATGACGAAATGCGTCACGCCGAACGTCAATGACTGCATCAACACCGCTTCTTCGCCAGAATGGATCGCTTATTACGCCGAAAAGATGATTCTGAGCAACTTCGCAGACGCACTTCGAGCAACGGGATTCAGCTCGAAATGCACGGCTCTTTTCGCGAGATTCACCTGCACACTAGCCACGTGCGGAAGCAATAATCAGCTACTTATGACCTTGACGCGAAATAATTGCGAGGCCGTCATCCAATGGTAGGCAGACAACCGAGTCAACAACGCACCTATTAGTTAAAATTATAAAATCTTTTATAGCGCACCTGCAGATGATAGGACTATTCTTCAGCAAGCCTTGGGTTGTGATGACTTTCCAACCGCCGCAGCTCCTACAATGAGACCGTCCCAAAAGATTTGGCTTGTcctgatttttcttttttgcatTCGGTAGTGCTTGAGCTGGAGAGACTTtggatttcgttttcttgctgaTTTGTTGTTCTGTTTTTTCTTGATGTAACACTGAGGtctcaaaaaacgtttctagAATCACTCTTCACCTGATGCAATAGTGCACTTAGATTATGTCTCGAAGTATTCCGCTTAGGATCTGTTCCAGCTCCGATTTTGCTTCTGCAAATATTTCCAAAATACTAGCAAACGTTTATTGGCCAATCTCTTCTTACCTTTCCCTGCTAATGACCGAGAAGCAGCTCGAATCCACGACGCCTTTTTGAGACTGTCAAGAGCCGAAGGATAAAGAGCCAAGCATTCAATAAAAGCTAAAAACGCCAATTGTATCTATGTAGCCGCACCTAACTAACTCTCACCTACCTTTTCCTGCAAGAAACCACAGTTCTTCAATATCACTCCAGAAAGAAGCAACCCGCGCAGACAAAGCGCACTTTTCCGCGTCGAATTCACAAGCACTTCCAATGAACTCCacaatcaaatcaaaaagtagacgtttttctaaaaaaatactGCAAAAATAGCCAATGACGTCTACCTAACAATATCGACCTTCGCGATAATGATGCCTATGCCTCAAAATCATCGTAGATAGAGTCACACAGTTAGCTCTCAAGACAGGGTGTTCATTATCTTCATAAAAGCATTCAGGCAAATCTAGAATAATGAACGTTTTCTTACTCAGCATAGGCAAAAGATGCTGAATCCGCTCCAAAAGTCGAGCAAACTGATCCCCATCAGCCACAAGAGCGGCTTCAAGTACGCAAAAGTTGAGTAAAACTCCGCAGCACGTCACCAACGAAGCCTACGTAAAACAATACAGTAttgactctctctctctctctcagaGACCAACGTGTACCTCTGTCTCATTGCTCTTCTCCAGACTGTCCGACGCGTGGTAGAAATATGTGACGAGCATATCAAGACAGTCCGTCTCGACGAGTCGCTTCCTCGCCTTGTCATCGGCGGATAGGTGACACAGTCCGggcaaaaggaaacgcgtgtcaatcaaagatttttttctaaatcaATATAAGTTTATAAGTAACCCGTCTTTATCTAATTACCCCAATTCAACTAGAAACGGTATCAGAGCAATGACTGATTCTTGCAGAGCAACCGTTTCTTCTGCGATCCAAGATCCAAGGAGACGTACAGACATAGAAACTAAAGGTGACTCCATCATctataagaagaaaatcaataggaGTCGTCTGTTTATTCTTTCCTCAGCCATACCGCGTCTCTTGAATCTGAAGAATCAACATCAGCTAAAAAGGCAACAACATCCGCTAAGCAGTCTCGCAATCCAGTATGTATTTGACCAATAGTCTCAGCCCCAATTAAAGCTAGAGAAATGTACGTGTACTACAGatttttattacaggagcAAATTTACCATTTTCCATTGTTACCAAAAAGGTGACGTAGTGTTCTAAGAGGCTGTACAGTATCGACGCTTCTTTGTCTCTCTCCAAAAGCTAGAACCGCCTCAAAGATACTTCTATATTGAtactatagaaaaaaatgcttaccTCCTCGACACATTTCCCGTCTAAAATCATTCTCGTTTCCTTCAAAATTACCAAAGGttcaagaacaaaaaaaagacggaaGCGTGTTTTTTTACCACTGAAGTGCGATAGAAAAGCAACTTAAAAAATTCATCATCActagaataaaaaattatgaagAGACATAAGAGAGTGGAGAGTCACCCCTACGTCTTCTCTCGTCTCGTTATTGTCCAGTCTAGACCCAAACAATTGGTCACACTAGAGGCAAGAGCCAAAGCACGTCGACAATATACACCAGCTAGCGGAGAGAAACAATCAATGACGTATCTTTCACTGTAAAACACTTTCCTACCAATTTTGCTTCGGAAAATGCTGTCAAGTGCGTGTTTGATGTTAGAAGGCCACGGATCAGTAATGGGGAGAGAGAGCTAATAAGCAACTAGTGCAGTCAAAACGCTCATAGAGAGATTTTCATACTCACAATCAACTGTtgttgaagaagaatcgTAAGATGATCACATAGATCAAATTTTGCAACAGTCTAAAGAAATCAGAATATGAATGAGACATAAGTATGTGCATACTCTACCTGATCTTCCTTGAATTTTACTGCCAGATGATTAATCAATTCTAGAATAACCGAACTGTGATTGCTATACAAACGAGAtgcttcctcctcctcggaGGACGCAAGTCGAATGAGAATTCCAAgactgacgtcacaaccTATTGCATACATTTCaatcagaagaaaagactGAAGTCAGGTTCTCCTACCGTTGCAAGCTCTTTTGACCAGACAAGGTACTGCCCCACGTTGAATCAATTCcattctcgttttcgtctccaGTGACATGGCTACAAGACACTCCAGACAGTCGCCAGCCATCGATACCAAATCAGAATCAGAACtatatttaaaaaaattaaaatttatttatgaaTCCCTCTGTTGTACCGTTCAACGGCTAACGAAACTATTTCACAAAATAGAGGAATTTTCTC from Oscarella lobularis chromosome 1, ooOscLobu1.1, whole genome shotgun sequence includes these protein-coding regions:
- the LOC136193631 gene encoding neurochondrin-like isoform X4, yielding MAAASDLERCLRLLNSSTSDNEVFAGLLLVTRIAKANELNAETRRRIFDAVGFKFLDRLLNTDVAPEGCAAHVFRSLALSVLSCFATDKDLVTSPQMIEKIPLFCEIVSLAVERSDSDLVSMAGDCLECLVAMSLETKTRMELIQRGAVPCLVKRACNGCDVSLGILIRLASSEEEEASRLYSNHSSVILELINHLAVKFKEDQTVAKFDLCDHLTILLQQQLILSLPITDPWPSNIKHALDSIFRSKIAGVYCRRALALASSVTNCLGLDWTITRREKTDDEFFKLLFYRTSVETRMILDGKCVEELLERDKEASILYSLLEHYVTFLVTMENALIGAETIGQIHTGLRDCLADVVAFLADVDSSDSRDAMMESPLVSMSVRLLGSWIAEETVALQESVIALIPFLVELGKKSLIDTRFLLPGLCHLSADDKARKRLVETDCLDMLVTYFYHASDSLEKSNETEASLVTCCGVLLNFCVLEAALVADGDQFARLLERIQHLLPMLNNEHPVLRANCVTLSTMILRHRHHYREEKRLLFDLIVEFIGSACEFDAEKCALSARVASFWSDIEELWFLAGKVSKRRRGFELLLGH
- the LOC136193631 gene encoding neurochondrin-like isoform X9, with amino-acid sequence MAAASDLERCLRLLNSSTSDNEVFAGLLLVTRIAKANELNAETRRRIFDAVGFKFLDRLLNTDVAPEGCAAHVFRSLALSVLSCFATDKDLVTSPQMIEKIPLFCEIVSLAVERSDSDLVSMAGDCLECLVAMSLETKTRMELIQRGAVPCLVKRACNGCDVSLGILIRLASSEEEEASRLYSNHSSVILELINHLAVKFKEDQTVAKFDLCDHLTILLQQQLILSLPITDPWPSNIKHALDSIFRSKIAGVYCRRALALASSVTNCLGLDWTITRREKTDDEFFKLLFYRTSVETRMILDGKCVEELLERDKEASILYSLLEHYVTFLVTMENALIGAETIGQIHTGLRDCLADVVAFLADVDSSDSRDAMMESPLVSMSVRLLGSWIAEETVALQESVIALIPFLVELGKKSLIDTRFLLPGLCHLSADDKARKRLVETDCLDMLVTYFYHASDSLEKSNETEASLVTCCGVLLNFCVLEAALVADGDQFARLLERIQHLLPMLKLTV
- the LOC136193631 gene encoding neurochondrin-like isoform X2, with amino-acid sequence MAAASDLERCLRLLNSSTSDNEVFAGLLLVTRIAKANELNAETRRRIFDAVGFKFLDRLLNTDVAPEGCAAHVFRSLALSVLSCFATDKDLVTSPQMIEKIPLFCEIVSLAVERSDSDLVSMAGDCLECLVAMSLETKTRMELIQRGAVPCLVKRACNGCDVSLGILIRLASSEEEEASRLYSNHSSVILELINHLAVKFKEDQTVAKFDLCDHLTILLQQQLILSLPITDPWPSNIKHALDSIFRSKIAGVYCRRALALASSVTNCLGLDWTITRREKTDDEFFKLLFYRTSVETRMILDGKCVEELLERDKEASILYSLLEHYVTFLVTMENALIGAETIGQIHTGLRDCLADVVAFLADVDSSDSRDAMMESPLVSMSVRLLGSWIAEETVALQESVIALIPFLVELGKKSLIDTRFLLPGLCHLSADDKARKRLVETDCLDMLVTYFYHASDSLEKSNETEASLVTCCGVLLNFCVLEAALVADGDQFARLLERIQHLLPMLKKRLLFDLIVEFIGSACEFDAEKCALSARVASFWSDIEELWFLAGKAFIECLALYPSALDSLKKASWIRAASRSLAGKEAKSELEQILSGILRDII
- the LOC136193631 gene encoding neurochondrin-like isoform X1 codes for the protein MAAASDLERCLRLLNSSTSDNEVFAGLLLVTRIAKANELNAETRRRIFDAVGFKFLDRLLNTDVAPEGCAAHVFRSLALSVLSCFATDKDLVTSPQMIEKIPLFCEIVSLAVERSDSDLVSMAGDCLECLVAMSLETKTRMELIQRGAVPCLVKRACNGCDVSLGILIRLASSEEEEASRLYSNHSSVILELINHLAVKFKEDQTVAKFDLCDHLTILLQQQLILSLPITDPWPSNIKHALDSIFRSKIAGVYCRRALALASSVTNCLGLDWTITRREKTDDEFFKLLFYRTSVETRMILDGKCVEELLERDKEASILYSLLEHYVTFLVTMENALIGAETIGQIHTGLRDCLADVVAFLADVDSSDSRDAMMESPLVSMSVRLLGSWIAEETVALQESVIALIPFLVELGKKSLIDTRFLLPGLCHLSADDKARKRLVETDCLDMLVTYFYHASDSLEKSNETEASLVTCCGVLLNFCVLEAALVADGDQFARLLERIQHLLPMLNNEHPVLRANCVTLSTMILRHRHHYREEKRLLFDLIVEFIGSACEFDAEKCALSARVASFWSDIEELWFLAGKAFIECLALYPSALDSLKKASWIRAASRSLAGKEAKSELEQILSGILRDII
- the LOC136193631 gene encoding neurochondrin-like isoform X12, which gives rise to MAAASDLERCLRLLNSSTSDNEVFAGLLLVTRIAKANELNAETRRRIFDAVGFKFLDRLLNTDVAPEGCAAHVFRSLALSVLSCFATDKDLVTSPQMIEKIPLFCEIVSLAVERSDSDLVSMAGDCLECLVAMSLETKTRMELIQRGAVPCLVKRACNGCDVSLGILIRLASSEEEEASRLYSNHSSVILELINHLAVKFKEDQTVAKFDLCDHLTILLQQQLILSLPITDPWPSNIKHALDSIFRSKIAGVYCRRALALASSVTNCLGLDWTITRREKTDDEFFKLLFYRTSVETRMILDGKCVEELLERDKEASILYSLLEHYVTFLVTMENALIGAETIGQIHTGLRDCLADVVAFLADVDSSDSRDAMMESPLVSMSVRLLGSWIAEETVALQESVIALIPFLVELGKKSLIDTRFLLPGLCHLSADDKARKRLVETDCLDMLVTYFYHASDSLEKSNETEASLVTCCGVLLNFCVLEAALVADGDQFARLLERIQHLLPMLIFF